A region of Mesorhizobium sp. M3A.F.Ca.ET.080.04.2.1 DNA encodes the following proteins:
- a CDS encoding LacI family transcriptional regulator, producing MDRRATKTDGETSAKERPTLKTLAFMTGLGVTTVSRALKDAPEIGAETRRRVQLVAKQIGYRPNRAGVRLRTGKTNVISLVLNTEHEIMSFVSDIIYGVSEVIADTPYHLIVTPYSRSQDPLDPVRYLVETGSADGVIISRAQPNDPRARYMLERGIPFATHGRTDMGLVHPYHDFDNYAFAGEAVRHLAGIGRRRLALVTPPVGLTYYGHTLNGFADALSEVGASEVPFNSVSIDHSIDQIRMRTAQLMRRNDRPDGIVSSAAAATLAVVAGIEDAGLKLGRDVDVVSKQSSELLHLFRRELLVVNENFRLAGSELARAVLGWIAGADPGSLQSLSIPSEVLSYRG from the coding sequence ATGGATAGACGGGCGACGAAGACGGACGGCGAGACGTCGGCCAAGGAACGGCCGACGCTGAAGACGCTTGCCTTCATGACGGGCCTCGGCGTCACCACAGTGTCGCGCGCGCTGAAGGACGCGCCCGAGATCGGCGCCGAAACCAGGCGTCGCGTGCAGCTCGTCGCCAAGCAGATCGGCTACCGGCCGAACCGCGCCGGCGTGCGGCTCAGAACCGGCAAGACCAACGTCATCAGCCTGGTGCTCAACACCGAGCACGAAATCATGAGCTTCGTCTCGGATATCATCTACGGCGTCTCCGAGGTGATCGCCGACACGCCCTATCATTTGATCGTCACGCCCTACTCGCGCTCGCAGGATCCGCTGGATCCGGTGCGCTATCTGGTCGAGACGGGTTCCGCCGACGGCGTCATCATTTCCCGCGCGCAGCCCAATGATCCGCGGGCCCGCTACATGCTGGAGCGCGGCATTCCCTTTGCCACGCATGGGCGCACCGATATGGGCCTCGTGCACCCCTATCACGACTTCGACAACTATGCGTTCGCCGGCGAAGCGGTGCGCCACCTAGCCGGCATCGGCCGGCGCCGCCTTGCTCTGGTGACGCCGCCGGTCGGGCTCACCTATTACGGTCACACGCTGAACGGTTTTGCCGATGCCTTGAGCGAGGTCGGCGCCAGCGAGGTTCCGTTCAACAGCGTTTCCATCGATCACTCGATCGATCAGATCAGGATGCGAACCGCGCAATTGATGCGCCGCAACGACCGTCCGGACGGCATTGTCAGCAGCGCCGCCGCCGCTACGCTTGCCGTTGTCGCCGGCATCGAGGACGCGGGCTTGAAGCTGGGCAGGGATGTCGACGTGGTGTCCAAACAATCGTCGGAATTGCTGCACCTTTTCCGGCGCGAGCTGCTCGTCGTCAACGAGAATTTCAGGCTCGCCGGCTCAGAGCTTGCGCGCGCCGTGCTCGGCTGGATCGCCGGCGCCGACCCCGGCTCGCTGCAGTCGCTCAGCATCCCGAGCGAGGTGCTGTCGTATCGCGGTTAG
- the gndA gene encoding NADP-dependent phosphogluconate dehydrogenase: protein MEKAEIGLIGLGTMGSNLALNIAEHGHRIAVFNRTASRTDAFVESAGALKDMVVPCYSLEELAAAIRPPRPIIIMVLAGKPVDEQITALRGVLSNNDIVIDAGNANFRDTMRRFSELSGSGLTFIGMGVSGGEEGARHGPSIMVGGTEESWKRVEKVLTAISAKFKDEPCAAWLGTDGAGHFVKTIHNGIEYADMQMIAEIYGILRDGLSMGPKEIGAVFADWNKGRLNSYLIEITAKVLAADDPKTGKPVVDIILDRAGQKGTGKWSVIEAQQLGIPATAIEAAVAARVLSSIKDERQAAEKAYGNIGVEKISGDEAVLLKDLELALFAGKIAAYAQGFAVMSGASREFNWNLPMPTIAQIWRAGCIIRSQMLDTMAEAFGSGGASTNLLMAPAFIDMMKEAHPSLRRIVAKASEAGSPVPALASALAYFDSYRQGRGTSNLIQAQRDFFGAHGFERIGEQGAFHGPWGSGAA, encoded by the coding sequence ATGGAAAAAGCCGAAATCGGGCTGATCGGCCTCGGCACGATGGGCTCCAACCTGGCGCTCAACATCGCCGAGCATGGGCACCGCATCGCCGTCTTCAACCGCACCGCGTCGCGCACCGATGCCTTTGTCGAGAGTGCCGGGGCGCTGAAGGACATGGTCGTTCCCTGCTACAGCCTGGAGGAGCTTGCCGCCGCGATCCGGCCGCCGCGGCCGATCATCATCATGGTGCTGGCCGGCAAGCCGGTCGACGAGCAGATCACTGCGCTGCGCGGCGTGCTTTCCAACAACGACATCGTCATCGATGCCGGCAACGCCAATTTCCGCGACACGATGCGGCGCTTCTCAGAGCTGTCCGGCTCGGGCCTGACCTTCATCGGCATGGGCGTGTCCGGCGGCGAGGAGGGCGCGCGCCATGGGCCGTCGATCATGGTCGGGGGCACCGAAGAGTCGTGGAAGCGGGTCGAGAAGGTGCTGACGGCGATCTCGGCCAAGTTCAAGGACGAGCCATGCGCCGCCTGGCTCGGCACCGACGGCGCGGGCCATTTCGTCAAGACGATCCATAACGGCATCGAATATGCCGACATGCAGATGATCGCCGAGATCTACGGCATCCTGCGCGACGGCTTGAGCATGGGGCCGAAGGAGATCGGCGCCGTCTTTGCCGACTGGAACAAGGGCCGGCTCAACTCCTACCTGATCGAGATCACCGCCAAGGTCCTCGCCGCCGACGACCCGAAGACGGGCAAGCCAGTGGTCGACATCATCCTCGACCGCGCCGGGCAGAAAGGCACCGGCAAATGGTCGGTGATCGAGGCGCAGCAGCTCGGCATTCCGGCAACGGCCATCGAAGCGGCGGTCGCGGCGCGGGTGCTGTCCTCGATCAAGGACGAGCGCCAAGCCGCCGAAAAGGCCTATGGCAATATCGGCGTCGAGAAGATTTCGGGCGACGAGGCGGTCCTACTGAAGGATCTGGAGCTTGCCTTGTTCGCCGGCAAGATCGCCGCCTATGCGCAAGGTTTCGCGGTGATGAGCGGCGCTTCGAGGGAGTTCAACTGGAACCTGCCGATGCCGACCATCGCCCAGATCTGGCGCGCCGGCTGCATCATCCGCTCGCAGATGCTGGACACGATGGCCGAAGCCTTCGGTTCGGGCGGGGCTTCCACCAATCTCCTGATGGCGCCGGCGTTCATTGACATGATGAAGGAAGCGCATCCCTCGCTCAGGCGGATCGTGGCGAAGGCATCGGAGGCCGGCTCGCCGGTGCCGGCGCTGGCCTCGGCGCTCGCCTATTTCGACAGCTATCGCCAGGGACGCGGCACCTCGAACCTGATCCAGGCGCAACGCGATTTCTTCGGCGCGCACGGCTTCGAACGGATCGGCGAGCAGGGGGCGTTTCACGGACCGTGGGGGAGTGGGGCGGCGTAG
- a CDS encoding copper resistance CopC/CopD family protein encodes MLMALLVLPGLAFAHAALLSTDPADGAVLAQSPTQFSLTFSEPVSPLVLTLVRPDGTQFALTSFRLDGQTLAIDNPETLKSGTHVLSWRVVSEDGHPVGGSVLFSIGAPGAAPVVSETVDWSLRIAIWAGKLFLYAGLFLGVGGAFAFGWLDGARHCGQRFVIGAVLCGLVAAPISLGLQGLDALGAPLARIAQPAVWKAALATSFSWTVLVALIAFGLALLSLLGPPVSRKLLALAGLAGVGAALAASGHASAAEPQWLTRPLVFLHASAVAFWTGALAPLGLALRHQPAEAKIFLRRFSRTILPIVAVLAASGIGLAIIQVQEPGALIGTAYGRLLLLKLALLLFLFTLASVNRWTLTKPAEAGDTEVQRRLVRSIGIETLIVLAILGVVAGWRFTPPPRALAIAAAQPASVHIHTLKAMADLSITPGHAGQVAASIVIMTGDFGPLDAKAVTLVLSKPDSGIEPIKRPATKPGNGTWRVDNLVIPISGRWTARLDILVSDFEQVKIEAPIDIRSE; translated from the coding sequence ATGCTGATGGCGCTGCTGGTCCTGCCTGGCCTCGCCTTCGCCCATGCGGCGCTGCTTTCGACCGACCCAGCCGACGGAGCGGTGCTGGCGCAGAGTCCCACCCAATTCTCGCTGACCTTCAGCGAACCGGTCTCGCCGCTTGTGCTGACCCTCGTGCGGCCCGACGGTACGCAATTCGCGCTGACCTCCTTCCGCCTCGACGGCCAGACGCTTGCGATCGACAACCCCGAAACGCTCAAATCGGGAACGCATGTGCTGAGCTGGCGGGTGGTCTCGGAAGATGGCCATCCGGTCGGCGGCTCCGTGCTGTTTTCCATCGGCGCGCCCGGCGCCGCGCCCGTGGTGAGCGAGACCGTCGATTGGTCGCTGCGAATTGCGATCTGGGCCGGCAAGCTGTTTCTTTATGCCGGCCTGTTTCTCGGTGTCGGCGGCGCTTTCGCCTTTGGCTGGCTGGACGGCGCGAGGCATTGCGGCCAGCGCTTCGTCATTGGCGCGGTGCTCTGCGGACTGGTCGCGGCACCGATCTCGCTTGGCCTGCAGGGCCTCGACGCGCTCGGCGCACCGCTCGCCCGGATCGCGCAGCCGGCGGTCTGGAAGGCCGCGCTTGCGACCAGCTTCAGCTGGACTGTGCTCGTCGCCTTGATCGCGTTCGGATTGGCATTGCTGTCGCTGCTGGGTCCGCCCGTCTCCCGCAAGCTGCTTGCCCTGGCCGGGCTTGCCGGTGTCGGCGCGGCTCTCGCCGCCAGCGGCCATGCGAGCGCCGCCGAGCCGCAATGGCTGACGCGGCCGCTGGTTTTCCTGCACGCTTCGGCCGTCGCCTTCTGGACAGGCGCGCTGGCACCGCTGGGCCTGGCGTTGAGGCACCAGCCGGCCGAGGCGAAGATTTTCCTTCGCCGGTTCTCGCGCACGATCCTGCCCATCGTTGCCGTGCTGGCGGCAAGCGGCATCGGGCTTGCGATTATCCAGGTGCAGGAGCCGGGTGCTCTGATCGGCACCGCTTACGGGCGTCTGCTGCTGCTGAAACTGGCATTGCTGCTGTTCCTGTTCACCCTGGCCTCCGTGAACCGCTGGACGCTGACCAAGCCGGCGGAGGCGGGCGACACGGAAGTGCAGAGGCGGCTGGTGCGCTCGATCGGCATCGAGACGCTGATCGTGCTCGCCATCCTCGGCGTCGTCGCCGGCTGGCGCTTCACGCCGCCACCACGTGCGCTGGCGATTGCCGCCGCCCAGCCGGCTTCTGTCCACATCCACACGCTGAAGGCAATGGCCGATCTCAGCATCACGCCCGGCCATGCCGGCCAGGTCGCCGCCTCGATCGTGATCATGACCGGCGATTTCGGCCCGCTCGACGCCAAGGCGGTGACGCTGGTTCTTTCGAAGCCGGACTCCGGCATCGAACCGATCAAGCGGCCGGCGACCAAGCCCGGCAACGGCACCTGGCGTGTCGACAACCTCGTCATTCCGATATCCGGCCGCTGGACAGCCCGGCTCGATATCCTCGTCTCGGATTTCGAACAGGTGAAGATCGAAGCGCCGATCGACATCCGATCGGAATAG